The following is a genomic window from Nocardioides thalensis.
ACGTCGGGGGCGATCCGTCCGGGGATCTGGTCCGAGGTCTGCCAGGTGCGCGGGTTGTCGGGGTCGGCGGGCTCGCCCCTCTCGGCGGAGGCGGGACCCATCAGGCCGCCGGTCAACGCGAGGGCGAGGCTGAGCAGTAGCGCGGGGAAGTAACGCATGAATTCCAGGCTAAGCAAAGAAATCTCCGGGATCGGGGGTTTCTACCGGCGTGGCAGGTGTTACCTATGTGACTTCGGCCGGCCTGGGTCGAGCATGATGAGTTCGTGCAGGACCGGCCGACCAACGTGTTCGCGGAGGGCGACAACCTCGACGTCCTCGCACGCCTGGAGCCCGGTTCGTTCGACCTGATCTACATCGACCCGCCCTACAACACGGGCAGCGCGTTCGCCTACCACGACGACGTGCGCGGCCCGCGGGGCTCGGGTGGCGCGGGCCGGCACGCGGCCTGGGTCGAGATGATGCGGCCGCGGCTCGAGGCGGGGCGGCGAGTGCTCGCGGAGTCCGGCGCGATCTTCGTCAGCATCGACGACAACGAGATGCCCTACCTGCGGCTGCTGATGGACGAGGTGTACGGCGAAGCGAACCTGCTCGCGCAGATCGTCGTGAACCTCAACGCCAAGGGGCGCCAGCTCGGACGCGGGTTCGCGACGTCGCACGAGTACGTGCTGGCCTATGCGCGCGACGCCGCGCGCTGTGTGCTCGACGCGTCGTCGCCGGCGACCGTGGTGGAGTCGGACTTCCCGCTGGTGGCCGACGACGGGCGGCGCTACCGCCGGCTGCCGCTGCGCAACACCAACAAGAAGTTCAACCCGGTGACGGCTCCGACGCTGCACTTCGCGATCTGGGGGTCGCCCGAGACCGGCGAGGTCCGCGTGGACCCGTTCGACGGTGCGGTCGAGATCAAGCCGGTGTTCGGCGACGGTGCGCCGGCCGTCTGGCGATGGTCGCGGCCGCGGATCGAGGAGCGGCCCGGTGACCTGGTCTGCCGGTGGGTCGAGGGAGTCACCGGCCGCCGGGCCGACGTCTACCAGCGGGACTGGCGCGACGTCACCCACGACGGCCGCGGTCGCCGCAAGAAGCTGCGCACCATCTGGCTCGCCGAGGAGATCGGCTCGACCGACACTGCGGTGGCCGAGGTCAAGGCGCTGGTCGGGAAGGTCTTCGAGTCGCCGAAGCCGACCGGGCTGGTACGGCGGATCCTCGACACGATGCCCGCGGACGCGCGGGTGCTCGACTACTTCGCGGGGAGCGGCACCACGGGGCACGCGGTCGCGCTGGCCAATGCGGAGGACGGCGGGCGGCGTACCTGCCTGTCGGTGAACCATGCGGAGCCGGTGCGGGTGGGATCG
Proteins encoded in this region:
- a CDS encoding DNA methyltransferase, whose product is MQDRPTNVFAEGDNLDVLARLEPGSFDLIYIDPPYNTGSAFAYHDDVRGPRGSGGAGRHAAWVEMMRPRLEAGRRVLAESGAIFVSIDDNEMPYLRLLMDEVYGEANLLAQIVVNLNAKGRQLGRGFATSHEYVLAYARDAARCVLDASSPATVVESDFPLVADDGRRYRRLPLRNTNKKFNPVTAPTLHFAIWGSPETGEVRVDPFDGAVEIKPVFGDGAPAVWRWSRPRIEERPGDLVCRWVEGVTGRRADVYQRDWRDVTHDGRGRRKKLRTIWLAEEIGSTDTAVAEVKALVGKVFESPKPTGLVRRILDTMPADARVLDYFAGSGTTGHAVALANAEDGGRRTCLSVNHAEPVRVGSDADRAGYRTVADVTRARLRAVADVVGGGFAEL